The sequence below is a genomic window from Merismopedia glauca CCAP 1448/3.
ATAAGGAAAATTTAAAACTGCCGATCAAACAGATGGACAAAAGTTTAGCCGATCTCCGTCAGGAATACACTCAATCTGGACTAACAGAAACAAATGCTTTCCCAAATCCGTTCGAGCAGTTTCAATATTGGTTTAATCAGGCTGTAGCTGCTCAATTGCCAGAACCCAATGCCATGACTTTGGCAACAGTAGCACCTAATGGTCAACCATCGGCTAGGATTGTTCTTTTGAAAGGGTTTGATGAAACCGGTTTTGTCTTTTATACCAATTATTCCAGTCATAAAGGGCAACAGCTAGAAACTAGTGCGGCTGCGGCTTTGGTTTTTTGGTGGGCGAATTTGGAGCGTCAAGTCAGAATTGAAGGGCAAGTAGCTAAAGTTTCGGA
It includes:
- the pdxH gene encoding pyridoxamine 5'-phosphate oxidase; translation: MDKSLADLRQEYTQSGLTETNAFPNPFEQFQYWFNQAVAAQLPEPNAMTLATVAPNGQPSARIVLLKGFDETGFVFYTNYSSHKGQQLETSAAAALVFWWANLERQVRIEGQVAKVSEIESDEYFHSRPLGSQLGAWASAQSQVIAGREVLEMTLRALEVEYQGKIISRPPHWGGYRLKPTSIEFWQGRPNRLHDRLLYTPLADGSWKIERLSP